One stretch of Comamonas testosteroni DNA includes these proteins:
- a CDS encoding sensor histidine kinase, which yields MTANLRFRLLVLLLVPLMLLAAMGGWFSYSAADEASTQHDQRLLRLLPALADSVLAPSIADGTPPLVSLTPSVEDFLRNQGDEAGYAVGDLQGNVVAGDTWINFDVPATGTAEFHSQEHDGVTYRVAVLKAETYGAGEMVVMLADSSDVRQQWVRQLLMHVLLPNLLLIAGAAVAIYWSVSRAFKPLHKLTQAVERRSPRDLSPIDEQTSPAEVRPLVRSLNRLFSLVNAQAEGQRRFVADAAHQLRTPLAALQTQVEAWALSGQEARRLAKRTGEQAQVVLTVEQIEQLRDATRRTSQLARQLLALSRADARNAEVQPLQEVDLKELCESMLETFIDRASIKHLDFGLEVEPASVWGHSWLLRELVSNLVENAIKYTPRGGSVTLRCGLRSRPVGTDDASLLQMAGVQQWAFVEVDDDGPGVPEEERSQITQRFYRAQGVIEEGTGLGLAIADEITQLHQGVLSFADGSFGKGLLVRLEIPVQSVSEGSHEVSEALKG from the coding sequence ATGACTGCCAATCTGCGTTTTCGGCTGCTGGTTCTGCTTTTGGTGCCGCTGATGCTGTTGGCGGCCATGGGTGGCTGGTTCAGCTACAGCGCTGCGGATGAGGCCTCCACCCAGCATGACCAGCGCTTGTTGCGCTTGCTGCCGGCCCTGGCCGATTCGGTGCTTGCGCCCTCGATTGCGGACGGTACGCCGCCGCTGGTGTCGCTGACGCCAAGCGTCGAAGACTTTCTGCGCAATCAGGGCGATGAAGCAGGCTATGCCGTGGGCGATCTGCAAGGCAATGTGGTGGCAGGCGATACCTGGATCAACTTCGATGTGCCGGCGACCGGCACGGCGGAATTCCATAGCCAGGAGCACGACGGTGTGACCTATCGCGTTGCCGTGCTCAAGGCCGAAACCTATGGCGCCGGCGAGATGGTCGTCATGCTGGCCGACAGCAGCGATGTGCGCCAGCAATGGGTGCGCCAGTTGCTGATGCATGTGCTGCTGCCCAATCTGCTGCTGATTGCGGGCGCGGCCGTGGCCATTTACTGGTCGGTGAGCCGGGCCTTCAAGCCGCTGCACAAGCTGACTCAGGCGGTGGAGCGCCGCTCGCCGCGCGATCTGAGCCCGATCGACGAGCAGACCTCGCCAGCCGAGGTCCGCCCGCTGGTGCGCTCGCTCAATCGCCTGTTCTCCCTGGTCAATGCCCAGGCCGAAGGCCAGCGCCGTTTCGTCGCCGATGCGGCCCATCAACTGCGCACGCCGCTGGCGGCCCTGCAGACCCAGGTGGAGGCCTGGGCCCTGAGCGGGCAGGAGGCCAGGCGCCTGGCCAAGCGTACGGGTGAGCAGGCGCAGGTCGTGCTCACGGTGGAGCAGATCGAGCAACTGCGCGATGCAACCCGGCGCACCTCCCAGCTGGCGCGTCAGCTACTGGCCCTGTCGCGTGCCGATGCGCGCAATGCCGAGGTGCAGCCACTGCAGGAGGTGGACCTCAAGGAACTCTGCGAGAGCATGCTCGAGACCTTTATCGATCGTGCCTCGATCAAGCATCTGGACTTTGGCCTCGAGGTCGAGCCAGCATCGGTCTGGGGCCATAGCTGGTTGCTGCGCGAACTGGTTTCCAACCTGGTGGAAAACGCCATCAAGTACACGCCCAGAGGCGGCAGCGTCACCTTGCGCTGCGGTCTGCGCTCCCGGCCCGTGGGCACGGACGACGCCAGCTTGCTGCAGATGGCAGGTGTGCAGCAATGGGCTTTTGTCGAGGTTGACGATGACGGGCCCGGCGTGCCCGAGGAAGAGCGCAGCCAGATTACCCAGCGTTTCTATCGCGCCCAGGGGGTGATTGAAGAAGGCACCGGTCTGGGCCTGGCAATTGCCGATGAAATAACGCAATTGCATCAAGGTGTACTGAGTTTTGCAGATGGAAGTTTCGGTAAAGGCTTATTAGTAAGACTTGAAATTCCGGTTCAATCAGTTTCAGAAGGCAGTCATGAGGTATCTGAAGCTCTCAAAGGTTAA
- a CDS encoding response regulator transcription factor produces MRLLLVEDDVMVASGIKLGLSDAGYAVDWVGSAERALEVLAQEAFDVAVIDIGLPGINGLELTRRLRSSDVESKAMPVLILTARDALQDRVQGLDWGADDYMVKPFELPELLARLRALMRRSQAATSAVLNFGCIELDTAGRRAGARQLPQEGETEGKLLPIDLGPREWTVLEYLLLNAPKPASKEKLLQALTGWDREITPNAVEVYVSRLRSKLEPHGVALRSIRGFGYRLELMPESV; encoded by the coding sequence ATGCGTTTGCTTCTGGTGGAAGATGATGTGATGGTGGCCAGCGGTATCAAGCTGGGTCTTTCCGATGCCGGTTATGCGGTGGACTGGGTGGGCAGTGCCGAGCGTGCGCTGGAAGTGCTGGCCCAGGAAGCGTTCGATGTGGCGGTGATCGATATCGGCCTGCCGGGCATCAACGGCCTGGAGCTGACGCGTCGTCTGCGCAGCAGCGATGTGGAAAGCAAGGCCATGCCGGTGTTGATCCTCACGGCGCGGGATGCGCTGCAGGACCGGGTGCAAGGCCTGGACTGGGGCGCTGACGACTATATGGTCAAGCCTTTCGAGCTGCCCGAGTTGCTGGCGCGCCTGCGTGCGCTGATGCGTCGTTCCCAGGCGGCGACTTCGGCTGTCCTGAACTTTGGCTGTATCGAACTGGATACGGCGGGCCGCCGCGCCGGCGCACGCCAGCTGCCGCAGGAAGGCGAAACCGAAGGCAAACTGCTGCCCATCGATCTGGGGCCACGTGAATGGACGGTGCTGGAGTATCTGCTGCTCAATGCCCCCAAGCCCGCCAGCAAGGAAAAGCTGCTTCAGGCCCTGACCGGTTGGGACCGTGAAATTACGCCAAATGCCGTGGAAGTTTATGTGTCCCGCCTGCGCAGCAAACTGGAGCCGCATGGCGTGGCCCTGCGCTCCATTCGCGGTTTCGGTTATCGGCTGGAGTTGATGCCTGAATCCGTTTGA
- the argB gene encoding acetylglutamate kinase, producing MTTIDPTTQIAPRDKAEILAQALPYIRKFHGKTMVIKYGGNAMTDPALQADFAEDVVLLKLVGINPVVVHGGGPQIEAALGRLGKKGEFIQGMRVTDEETMEVVEWVLAGEVQQDIVGLIHQAGGKAVGLTGRDGGLIRAKKLKMLDNKDPSIEHDVGQVGDIVAIDPSVVKALQDDAFIPVISPIGFGEENESYNINADVVASKLATVLQAEKLVLLTNTPGVLDKAGNLLTDLTAREIDALFADGTISGGMLPKISGALDAAKAGVNAVHIIDGRVPHSMLLEILTDQAYGTMIRSH from the coding sequence ATGACCACCATTGACCCCACCACCCAGATCGCCCCCCGCGACAAAGCCGAAATCCTCGCGCAAGCACTGCCCTACATCCGCAAGTTCCATGGCAAGACCATGGTCATCAAGTATGGCGGTAACGCCATGACCGATCCTGCCTTGCAGGCCGACTTTGCGGAAGATGTGGTGTTGCTCAAGCTGGTGGGTATTAACCCTGTGGTGGTTCATGGTGGTGGGCCTCAGATTGAAGCGGCGCTGGGTCGTCTTGGCAAGAAGGGTGAATTCATTCAGGGCATGCGTGTCACGGATGAAGAGACCATGGAAGTGGTGGAGTGGGTGCTGGCCGGCGAGGTGCAGCAGGACATCGTGGGTCTGATCCATCAGGCCGGCGGCAAGGCCGTGGGCCTGACGGGGCGAGATGGTGGCTTGATTCGTGCCAAGAAGCTCAAGATGCTGGACAACAAGGATCCGAGCATCGAGCACGATGTGGGTCAGGTGGGCGACATCGTTGCCATCGACCCCAGTGTGGTGAAGGCACTGCAGGACGATGCTTTCATTCCGGTGATCAGCCCTATCGGTTTTGGTGAGGAGAACGAAAGTTACAACATCAACGCCGACGTGGTTGCAAGCAAACTCGCAACAGTGTTGCAAGCTGAAAAGCTGGTGCTTTTAACCAACACTCCGGGCGTTCTGGACAAGGCCGGCAATCTGCTGACGGATCTGACGGCGCGCGAGATTGATGCGCTGTTTGCCGACGGTACGATTTCCGGCGGCATGCTGCCCAAGATTTCGGGTGCTCTGGATGCTGCCAAGGCGGGGGTGAATGCGGTGCACATCATCGATGGACGCGTGCCGCATTCCATGCTGCTGGAAATTTTGACGGACCAAGCGTATGGCACGATGATTCGCAGCCATTGA
- a CDS encoding MraY family glycosyltransferase, whose product MNSIIFSVQELFRYDAFLAGLASFITCVLLVTTKKWHGSLSMDTTDGLQKFHTNPTPRIGGIAIAIGVFVGYAVSSHGIAAAEKRAILSAILLAGIPAFVFGLMEDITKKVSVKVRLLATMASGVLGWGITGTSLTHVDIWGIDWLLSFTLISVIFTAFAVGGVANAINIIDGFNGLTAGTAIIMLAAFGFIARQVGDIPLAFTCLIIAGAVMGFFLVNWPAGKIFLGDGGAYFLGFMLAWISVLLPERNTSVSPWTSLLICSYPIIEVGFSFVRKTIREGYHPSQPDGVHLHMLANKRWAKKAFSSFSKPIQNGLTSPFLWMYAAVPCLMAVLTYQNKWLTASCFFISVICYLAFYSKLAYFRWIRKK is encoded by the coding sequence ATGAATTCGATTATTTTCTCTGTTCAAGAGTTATTCAGGTACGACGCGTTCCTTGCAGGTCTGGCCTCGTTTATTACCTGCGTGTTGCTGGTTACCACCAAGAAATGGCATGGCAGTCTATCCATGGATACAACAGACGGCTTGCAAAAATTTCATACCAACCCCACACCTCGAATTGGCGGTATTGCGATTGCCATTGGGGTATTCGTAGGCTATGCAGTATCCAGCCACGGTATCGCTGCAGCAGAAAAACGCGCTATTCTCAGTGCCATACTGCTTGCAGGCATACCAGCCTTTGTTTTCGGCCTCATGGAAGACATTACAAAAAAAGTCTCCGTCAAGGTGCGCCTTCTCGCCACCATGGCTTCCGGTGTGCTGGGCTGGGGTATTACAGGCACATCACTGACACATGTGGATATCTGGGGGATAGATTGGCTTTTGAGCTTTACACTTATCTCAGTCATATTCACCGCCTTTGCCGTCGGCGGTGTTGCCAACGCCATCAATATCATCGATGGCTTCAATGGCCTAACCGCAGGTACAGCCATTATTATGCTTGCTGCCTTTGGATTTATCGCACGCCAAGTGGGAGATATCCCACTGGCCTTCACCTGCCTCATTATTGCAGGTGCAGTCATGGGATTTTTTTTAGTGAATTGGCCGGCAGGAAAAATCTTTCTGGGTGATGGCGGCGCCTATTTTCTGGGTTTCATGCTGGCATGGATATCAGTTCTCCTACCCGAGCGCAACACCTCTGTTTCACCCTGGACCAGTCTGTTGATCTGCTCCTACCCCATTATTGAGGTCGGATTCAGTTTTGTCAGAAAGACGATTCGAGAAGGCTACCACCCCAGCCAGCCCGATGGCGTGCATCTTCATATGCTGGCCAACAAACGCTGGGCCAAGAAAGCATTCTCCAGCTTTTCCAAACCTATCCAGAATGGCTTGACTTCACCCTTCCTCTGGATGTATGCGGCCGTACCCTGCCTGATGGCGGTATTAACCTACCAAAACAAATGGCTGACGGCCAGTTGCTTTTTCATTAGCGTTATTTGCTATCTGGCGTTCTACAGCAAGCTGGCCTATTTCCGCTGGATTCGAAAAAAATAA
- a CDS encoding glycosyltransferase family 2 protein, with protein MTDIKTLVSIIMPAYNSQNTLDEAVESVLKQTIDNWELLIIVDAATDLTEDIAKSWAQKDARVKVFVSQYNQGVAKSRNIGLEQAKGKYLAFLDSDDRWLSGKLKQQTTFMEETNALVSYGAYRRFADHELLNVVNPPAQVSYRRLLMGNVIGNLTGMVSRELVKDLRFLPQGHEDYIFWLQAVRRAQFAYLVPSDGPIAEYRVQKTSLSAKKTKNLSWQWKIYRRNVGLSFFHSCFFMICYIFSAIRKRII; from the coding sequence ATGACTGATATAAAAACCTTGGTGTCAATTATCATGCCGGCGTATAATTCGCAAAATACGCTTGATGAGGCTGTGGAATCAGTTTTAAAGCAGACAATTGATAATTGGGAACTATTAATAATAGTAGATGCGGCAACTGATCTGACGGAAGACATCGCAAAATCATGGGCTCAAAAGGATGCAAGAGTTAAAGTTTTTGTGAGCCAATATAATCAAGGGGTTGCAAAGTCTCGTAATATAGGCTTGGAACAAGCTAAAGGGAAGTATTTGGCTTTTCTGGACAGCGATGATCGATGGCTTTCGGGAAAATTGAAACAGCAGACCACATTCATGGAAGAAACGAATGCGCTTGTGAGTTATGGCGCTTATCGTCGTTTTGCTGATCATGAGTTACTGAATGTTGTTAATCCTCCGGCACAAGTTAGTTATCGTCGGTTGTTGATGGGGAATGTTATTGGGAATCTGACCGGAATGGTCAGCCGAGAGCTGGTCAAGGATTTGAGGTTTCTACCTCAAGGGCATGAGGATTATATTTTTTGGCTGCAGGCGGTTAGGAGGGCCCAATTTGCCTATCTTGTGCCGAGTGATGGTCCGATAGCAGAATATAGGGTTCAAAAGACATCTCTGTCTGCGAAAAAAACAAAGAACCTGAGCTGGCAATGGAAAATTTATAGAAGGAATGTCGGTTTATCGTTTTTTCATAGCTGTTTCTTTATGATTTGTTATATATTCTCAGCTATTAGAAAACGGATTATTTGA
- a CDS encoding EpsG family protein: protein MIYFNAIYFLGVLGLFFDTNNDKNKVFLYYVLLILLIFSALRVNVGFDYWNYVDLINGVQDSDRIERFSKLFIDISNYLEEPQIFFILNSFIFVFFMSWGLKKFNSLDGVSLFVFLTFPLLFLRSLDIVRQYTAMAIVFFASSLLVGDISWRKRVKYIIYSFIGVGFHFPAILLVFINFFFSFEKLRKFFFGILNFYNFLIFSAIAYLMSSYVINYISSLGFEGYYFSYFENLSDNAGLKIFLFYELLIAALIFVMKKLKIESEQQKFSCVMLFSGGVIYAFLSPYGEHLGRIFAYFLPYFIVCFSCVFNKLSAFNRASLKALLVIIGTASYYYMIYLRVIDESGDKLTNVKIFGF, encoded by the coding sequence ATGATATATTTCAATGCAATATACTTCTTAGGTGTCCTGGGTTTATTTTTTGATACGAATAATGATAAGAATAAAGTATTTTTGTATTATGTGTTACTTATATTGCTAATCTTTTCTGCCCTAAGAGTAAACGTTGGATTTGATTACTGGAATTATGTTGATTTGATAAATGGGGTGCAAGACTCGGATCGAATTGAAAGGTTTTCAAAACTATTTATTGATATATCAAATTATCTCGAAGAGCCGCAAATTTTCTTCATACTTAATTCTTTTATATTTGTATTTTTCATGTCTTGGGGTTTGAAAAAATTCAATTCTTTGGATGGCGTATCTCTTTTTGTATTTTTAACGTTTCCATTGCTTTTTCTGAGGTCGCTGGATATTGTGCGTCAATATACTGCAATGGCTATTGTTTTCTTTGCCTCAAGTCTTCTAGTCGGAGATATCAGCTGGAGAAAAAGGGTAAAGTATATAATTTACTCCTTTATTGGTGTTGGGTTTCATTTTCCTGCTATTCTTCTAGTATTTATTAATTTTTTCTTTTCATTTGAGAAATTAAGAAAGTTTTTCTTTGGAATATTAAATTTTTATAATTTTCTGATATTTTCAGCAATTGCGTACTTGATGTCTTCATATGTAATTAATTACATTTCTTCTCTTGGATTTGAAGGATACTATTTTTCTTACTTTGAGAACTTGTCAGATAATGCAGGATTGAAAATATTCTTATTCTATGAATTATTGATTGCTGCCTTGATATTTGTTATGAAAAAATTAAAAATAGAAAGTGAGCAGCAAAAATTTTCTTGTGTAATGCTGTTTTCGGGAGGAGTGATATATGCATTTCTTTCTCCTTATGGTGAACATTTAGGGCGGATTTTTGCCTACTTCTTACCTTATTTTATTGTGTGCTTTAGTTGTGTTTTCAATAAATTGAGTGCTTTCAATAGAGCTTCTCTGAAAGCTTTATTGGTCATCATCGGAACAGCATCTTATTATTATATGATTTATCTTCGAGTTATTGATGAATCTGGAGATAAGTTAACCAATGTTAAGATCTTTGGATTTTGA